A single candidate division SR1 bacterium Aalborg_AAW-1 DNA region contains:
- the prfA gene encoding Peptide chain release factor 1 has translation MTEQLSSIIEKYQSLRTQMMDEEVYSDLQKTREINKELSDLEDAYQIAVKYKQALSERDEAKEIINSESDSDLVAMANDQLLSANEDIVRLEEELKIALLPRDPNDDKNIFLEIRPAAGGDEAGLFASELLKCYMLYAQKQGRRTELMDEQLTDIGGVKNVTVKMSGDKVYSKMKWESGVHRVQRIPATESQGRVHTSTVTVAVVPEVEDVQIHIEEKDVEMDTYAASSAGGQNANKNQTGVRLRHIPSGLIVTIGDSKSQLQNKEKAWTVLKSRLYQIELDKQQAEQTNARLDQIGNGDRSEKIRTYNFPQDRITDHRIKESWSNLPTVLLGNIDDMINSVNLANQTALLAASMK, from the coding sequence ATGACAGAACAACTCAGTAGTATTATCGAAAAATATCAATCACTCAGGACCCAGATGATGGATGAGGAAGTGTATTCTGATCTCCAAAAAACCAGAGAAATCAACAAAGAGCTCTCTGACCTGGAAGATGCCTATCAGATCGCTGTGAAATACAAACAAGCACTCTCTGAACGTGATGAAGCGAAAGAAATCATCAACAGCGAGTCAGATAGTGATCTTGTTGCTATGGCGAATGATCAACTCCTTTCTGCTAATGAAGATATTGTGAGATTGGAAGAAGAACTCAAGATTGCACTTCTTCCTAGAGATCCCAATGATGATAAGAATATCTTCTTGGAAATTCGTCCAGCCGCTGGTGGAGATGAAGCGGGATTGTTTGCTTCAGAATTATTGAAGTGTTATATGCTCTACGCTCAGAAACAAGGACGAAGAACAGAACTTATGGATGAACAGCTCACGGATATCGGATGAGTAAAAAATGTAACCGTGAAGATGTCAGGAGATAAGGTATACAGTAAGATGAAATGGGAATCAGGAGTACATAGAGTACAGAGAATCCCAGCGACAGAGTCGCAGGGTCGTGTTCATACGTCGACAGTAACAGTCGCGGTTGTGCCAGAGGTAGAAGATGTACAGATTCATATCGAGGAGAAAGATGTCGAGATGGATACGTATGCAGCATCTTCAGCAGGAGGACAAAATGCGAATAAGAACCAGACAGGAGTGAGATTACGTCATATCCCATCAGGGTTAATAGTTACAATCTGAGACAGTAAATCGCAACTCCAAAATAAAGAAAAAGCGTGGACAGTCTTGAAATCAAGACTCTATCAAATCGAACTTGATAAGCAGCAAGCAGAGCAGACGAATGCAAGATTGGATCAGATTGGTAACGGAGATAGGTCAGAGAAAATTAGAACGTATAACTTCCCACAAGATCGTATCACGGATCATCGTATCAAAGAATCATGGTCAAATCTTCCTACTGTCTTACTTGGAAATATTGATGATATGATCAATTCAGTCAATCTTGCAAATCAAACTGCTCTTTTGGCAGCAAGTATGAAATAA